A stretch of Desulfurivibrio alkaliphilus AHT 2 DNA encodes these proteins:
- a CDS encoding pirin family protein, whose translation MTETRRIRKVLRSKPTMEGAGVRLNRVFGFSEVPLLDPFLLLDDFRADQPEHYRKGFPWHPHRGIETITYVLRGEVEHGDSLGNQGVIGAGEVQWMTAGSGIIHQEMPRGDERGRMYGFQLWANLPAQQKMMDPRYRDVIREQIPEVQLANGTTIRVIAGEAAGVKGPVGDIVIDPEYLDITVPANAEFRHPTKRGHTVFAYVIGGQGYFCREKTPFTFEVEGTNYFDIQRDPFVGNGSLVLFADGDEVLAFTEDQEVRFLLISGQPLGEPVAWYGPIVMNTQEELRLAFEEYDQGTFIKHRG comes from the coding sequence ATGACTGAAACTCGTCGAATTCGCAAAGTGCTCAGGAGCAAGCCGACCATGGAGGGGGCGGGGGTGCGCCTCAATCGGGTGTTCGGCTTCAGCGAAGTACCGCTGCTCGATCCCTTTCTGCTGCTGGATGATTTCCGCGCCGACCAGCCGGAGCACTATCGCAAGGGTTTTCCCTGGCACCCCCATCGCGGGATCGAAACTATCACCTATGTTCTGCGGGGAGAAGTGGAGCATGGCGACAGCCTTGGCAACCAGGGGGTCATCGGCGCCGGCGAGGTCCAGTGGATGACTGCCGGCAGCGGCATCATTCACCAGGAAATGCCCAGGGGAGACGAAAGGGGCAGAATGTACGGCTTTCAACTCTGGGCCAACCTGCCGGCCCAACAAAAGATGATGGACCCACGCTACCGCGATGTCATCAGGGAACAGATCCCCGAGGTCCAGTTGGCCAACGGGACCACCATCCGGGTGATCGCCGGGGAGGCGGCCGGGGTCAAGGGCCCGGTGGGGGATATCGTGATCGACCCCGAATATCTCGACATCACCGTGCCGGCCAACGCCGAATTTCGCCATCCCACCAAGCGGGGCCATACCGTCTTTGCCTACGTCATTGGCGGCCAGGGCTACTTCTGCCGGGAGAAGACCCCTTTCACCTTCGAGGTGGAGGGCACCAACTACTTTGACATTCAGCGCGACCCCTTTGTCGGCAACGGCAGCCTGGTGCTGTTTGCCGACGGCGACGAGGTCCTGGCCTTCACCGAGGACCAGGAGGTCCGCTTTTTGCTGATCTCCGGCCAGCCGCTTGGCGAACCCGTTGCCTGGTACGGCCCCATCGTGATGAACACCCAGGAAGAGTTGCGCCTCGCTTTCGAGGAGTACGACCAGGGCACCTTCATCAAACACCGGGGTTAG
- a CDS encoding class I SAM-dependent methyltransferase has translation MQDTNRLYTDLAWLWPLWGDVATEYAHYCRHVSGLIKRHGQLQSGTPPGTLLVIGCGGGKNVFNLKGEFSVTGVDLSPVMLAQARKLNPECTFIQGDMRSFRLADTFDAVLMDDAISHMNCLDDFTAALQTAHAHLKPGGVLIVTPDVTTENFRQNHTTVSPAAPGTAPPGLEVVFVENIYDPDPSDQQYEATILYIIRDQGRLRIETDHWTLGLFSLNTWRRVLHETGFTVHEGSYYDGEDEYTVFACAKNAEKQCTER, from the coding sequence ATGCAAGACACCAACCGCCTGTACACCGACCTGGCCTGGCTCTGGCCGTTGTGGGGCGATGTTGCCACCGAATACGCGCATTACTGTCGCCACGTCAGCGGCCTGATCAAGCGGCACGGCCAGCTCCAGAGCGGCACCCCGCCCGGCACCTTACTGGTCATCGGCTGCGGGGGTGGCAAGAATGTTTTTAATCTCAAGGGGGAGTTCAGCGTTACCGGGGTTGATCTCAGTCCCGTCATGCTGGCCCAGGCCCGGAAGCTGAACCCGGAGTGCACCTTCATCCAGGGCGACATGCGTTCCTTCAGGCTCGCCGATACCTTCGACGCGGTGCTGATGGACGACGCCATCTCCCACATGAACTGCCTTGACGATTTTACGGCGGCCCTGCAAACCGCCCATGCCCACCTCAAGCCGGGGGGCGTCCTGATTGTCACCCCGGATGTGACCACCGAGAACTTCCGGCAAAACCACACCACCGTCTCCCCCGCCGCCCCCGGCACCGCTCCGCCGGGCCTGGAGGTGGTCTTCGTCGAAAACATCTACGACCCCGACCCCTCCGACCAGCAGTACGAAGCCACCATTTTATACATCATTCGCGACCAGGGCCGGCTCCGGATCGAAACCGACCACTGGACCCTGGGCCTGTTCAGTCTCAACACTTGGCGGCGGGTTCTGCACGAAACCGGCTTTACGGTGCACGAAGGGAGTTACTACGATGGCGAAGATGAATACACGGTGTTCGCCTGCGCAAAAAATGCCGAAAAACAATGTACCGAGAGGTGA
- a CDS encoding KilA-N domain-containing protein encodes MAKNRKIEVQGAEIAVVSNQEQDFISLTDIARYKTDDTSAVIGNWMRNRNTIEFLGIWESLYNPNFKPLEFEGFRKQAGLNAFTLSPQKWVTTTNAIGFIVKSGRYGGTYAHKDIAFKFASWISVEFELYIVKEFQRLKEEEQKQLGWSAKRELAKINYRIHTDAIKTNLIPPELSPQQINFIYASEADLLNMALFGKTAKQWRDENPDHKGNIRDEANVSQLVCLANLETLNAHFIHQGLPQAERLKILNQTAIHQMKLLLTDRNVKQLEGK; translated from the coding sequence ATGGCTAAGAACAGAAAAATAGAGGTTCAGGGCGCCGAAATAGCCGTTGTTAGTAATCAGGAGCAGGATTTTATTTCCCTGACAGATATTGCAAGGTACAAAACAGATGACACCAGTGCTGTTATAGGCAACTGGATGCGCAACCGGAATACGATCGAGTTTTTAGGGATCTGGGAGTCGCTGTATAACCCAAATTTCAAACCCCTCGAATTCGAGGGGTTTAGAAAACAGGCGGGGCTCAATGCCTTTACCCTTTCTCCGCAGAAATGGGTAACGACCACAAATGCCATAGGTTTTATCGTTAAATCTGGTAGATATGGAGGCACATACGCCCATAAGGATATTGCTTTCAAGTTTGCCAGCTGGATCTCCGTCGAGTTTGAACTCTACATTGTTAAGGAATTTCAACGCTTAAAGGAAGAAGAGCAGAAACAGCTTGGATGGTCAGCCAAGCGAGAATTGGCCAAAATCAATTACCGCATCCACACCGACGCCATCAAGACGAACCTGATCCCGCCCGAGCTGTCGCCCCAACAGATCAATTTCATCTACGCCAGCGAAGCAGACTTGCTGAACATGGCCCTGTTCGGCAAAACCGCGAAACAGTGGCGGGATGAAAACCCGGACCACAAAGGCAATATTCGCGATGAAGCCAATGTCTCCCAGCTTGTCTGCCTGGCCAACCTCGAAACCCTGAACGCCCATTTTATTCACCAGGGGTTGCCCCAGGCAGAGCGGCTGAAAATTCTGAACCAGACTGCCATTCACCAAATGAAACTTTTGCTTACGGACAGAAACGTCAAGCAGTTGGAGGGGAAATAA
- a CDS encoding LL-diaminopimelate aminotransferase, producing MARINDNYLKLKAGYLFPEIGRRIKNFTEANPEAKVIRLGIGDVTRPLAPAVIEAFHRGIDDLTKVESFMGYGPEQGYDWLIDTIIDNCFAPRGVQLKRSEVFVSDGSKCDCGNILDIFDLGNRVAIGDPVYPVYNDTNVMVGRTGEADEQGHYEGVVYIPCTEENNFTPPIPAEKVDLIYLCFPNNPTGAVAGKEQLQQWVDYALANQAVILFDAAYEAFITDPAIPHSIYEIPGAEKCAIEFRSFSKTAGFTGVRCAFTVVPEALMGKTADGREVALNGLWNRRQATKFNGVSYPVQRAAQAVYSPEGWRQNQEIIAYYLENARLIREGLQAAGVTCFGGTNAPYIWLKTPGGSSSWDFFDRLLNECHVVGTPGSGFGPAGEGYFRLSAFGQRENVEEAVARIRKNLA from the coding sequence ATGGCACGGATCAACGACAACTATCTCAAACTCAAGGCCGGCTACCTTTTTCCCGAAATCGGCCGGCGGATCAAGAATTTCACCGAGGCCAACCCCGAGGCCAAGGTTATTCGCTTGGGAATCGGCGATGTCACCCGCCCCCTGGCCCCGGCGGTGATCGAGGCCTTTCACCGGGGGATTGACGACCTGACCAAGGTTGAATCATTCATGGGCTACGGCCCCGAGCAGGGCTACGACTGGCTGATCGACACCATCATCGACAACTGCTTTGCCCCCCGCGGGGTGCAGCTGAAGCGCTCCGAGGTCTTTGTCTCCGACGGCTCCAAGTGCGACTGCGGCAATATTCTGGATATCTTTGACCTGGGCAACCGGGTGGCCATCGGCGATCCGGTCTACCCGGTTTACAACGACACCAACGTCATGGTGGGCCGCACCGGCGAGGCCGACGAGCAGGGGCATTATGAAGGGGTGGTCTACATCCCCTGCACCGAGGAAAACAACTTCACCCCGCCCATCCCGGCGGAAAAGGTCGACCTGATCTATCTCTGTTTTCCCAACAACCCCACCGGCGCGGTGGCCGGCAAGGAGCAGTTGCAGCAGTGGGTGGATTACGCCCTGGCCAACCAGGCGGTGATTTTGTTCGACGCCGCCTACGAAGCCTTTATCACCGACCCGGCCATCCCCCACTCCATTTACGAGATTCCCGGGGCCGAGAAGTGCGCCATCGAGTTTCGCTCCTTTTCCAAAACCGCCGGTTTCACCGGGGTACGCTGCGCCTTCACGGTAGTACCCGAAGCCCTGATGGGCAAAACCGCCGACGGCCGGGAAGTGGCCCTGAACGGGCTGTGGAACCGCCGCCAGGCCACCAAGTTCAACGGGGTTTCCTACCCGGTGCAAAGGGCCGCCCAGGCGGTATATTCGCCGGAAGGCTGGCGCCAGAACCAGGAGATCATCGCCTACTACCTGGAAAACGCCCGCCTGATCCGGGAGGGTTTGCAGGCCGCCGGCGTCACCTGTTTCGGCGGCACCAACGCCCCCTACATCTGGCTGAAAACCCCGGGCGGGTCGTCATCGTGGGACTTTTTCGACCGGCTGCTCAACGAATGCCACGTGGTGGGCACCCCCGGCTCGGGCTTCGGCCCCGCCGGCGAAGGCTATTTCCGCCTTTCCGCCTTCGGCCAACGGGAAAACGTGGAAGAAGCGGTGGCCCGGATTCGTAAAAACCTGGCTTAG
- a CDS encoding BamA/OMP85 family outer membrane protein, with translation MHGKRFAIPPTGGTNGLARPGCRLLLLLLLIMQPAWPGLAAAQYSADYPAVEPPPATETAAPEVTFRFIGNQALSEERLRNAAAADLRLFARYGRLTAIDDAAYLMQLTYRRAGYHFAEVDYELHETPAATRVDLLISEGPKVVLGETSFTGNTVFSNRELRTLVENIMRNDTTGPPPFVETRLNEALNRIRELYLNEGYREINIEIGDIFFQPVNQQSPSPLLETLQANVPIYIDEGERWLIVAIELDQPPPAPAADAIARALATAEAELLSKPYFTRRKLVLRSHLLEAFHETGYPEAQVLIRDLTGDMPGEITLRAEITSGPLVIIEEIEVSGHRRTSTRFINRRLHLTPGEVYNERQRRDSFQELYRSGLFSRIDFQLLPLEEVDETEEEEESTRRLLVEVEEADSRELFLAGGWGSYEMLRLRTGFVNRNLFGHGRILRLETGGSMKGADVEAAITDPWLFETPVQADFPVFYRVREEPSFTRTEKGLGLLFSRQLPRDRTASVGYQVRRSDISKIKPDADTESLEKGYGIASLKFQLSRDTRNDIFFPTAGHRTYGAVETADKVLGSELDFFRFTTGWRKFRPLSPTLTLGVRVDSGLIIPSRDQVTIPLGERFFSGGENSVRSFREGQLGPKDLKGRPVGGMGFNTLNLELRRRLTDKLAWSIFADYGNISPNRSRAEEGEEAFTRGSEVIDATLNDFFSDFRPGLGTGLQYLLPVGPARLDIAFNPDRQDDRHETTYVIHFSLGMAF, from the coding sequence ATGCACGGTAAACGATTTGCCATACCGCCCACCGGAGGCACAAACGGCCTGGCCCGGCCCGGCTGCCGGCTGCTTTTGCTGCTCCTGCTCATCATGCAGCCGGCCTGGCCGGGCCTGGCTGCTGCCCAGTATTCCGCCGATTATCCCGCCGTTGAGCCACCACCGGCCACAGAAACAGCAGCACCGGAGGTTACCTTCCGCTTCATCGGCAACCAGGCACTGAGCGAAGAACGCCTGCGCAACGCAGCCGCCGCCGATTTAAGACTTTTTGCCCGCTACGGCCGGCTCACCGCCATCGATGACGCCGCCTACCTGATGCAACTGACATACCGCCGCGCCGGTTATCACTTCGCCGAAGTGGATTACGAACTCCACGAAACCCCCGCCGCAACCAGGGTGGATTTACTGATCAGCGAAGGGCCGAAGGTGGTGCTGGGCGAAACCTCTTTTACCGGCAACACCGTTTTTAGCAACCGGGAGTTACGCACCCTGGTGGAAAACATCATGCGCAATGATACCACCGGCCCGCCCCCCTTTGTTGAAACCCGCCTCAATGAAGCGCTCAACCGCATTCGGGAGCTTTATCTCAACGAGGGTTACCGGGAGATCAACATCGAGATCGGCGACATTTTTTTTCAGCCGGTCAACCAACAGAGCCCATCGCCATTATTGGAAACGCTGCAGGCCAACGTCCCGATCTATATCGACGAAGGAGAGCGCTGGCTGATCGTAGCCATCGAGCTGGACCAGCCCCCGCCGGCCCCAGCCGCCGACGCCATTGCCCGGGCCCTGGCCACCGCCGAGGCGGAATTGCTGAGCAAGCCTTATTTTACCCGGCGCAAGCTGGTGTTGCGGAGCCATTTGCTGGAGGCCTTCCACGAAACCGGCTACCCCGAAGCCCAGGTGCTGATCCGGGATTTAACCGGGGATATGCCCGGAGAAATCACGCTGCGGGCCGAAATTACCAGCGGCCCCCTGGTGATCATCGAGGAAATCGAAGTCAGCGGCCACCGGCGCACCTCCACCAGGTTCATCAACCGGCGCTTGCACCTGACCCCCGGAGAGGTCTATAACGAGCGCCAGCGCCGCGATTCCTTTCAGGAGCTGTACCGCAGCGGCCTGTTCAGCCGGATCGACTTCCAACTGCTGCCGCTGGAAGAAGTGGATGAAACCGAAGAGGAAGAAGAAAGCACCCGCCGCCTGCTGGTTGAGGTGGAAGAAGCCGACAGCCGGGAGCTTTTCCTGGCCGGGGGGTGGGGGTCGTATGAAATGCTGCGGTTGCGGACCGGTTTCGTAAACCGCAACCTGTTTGGCCACGGCCGCATTCTACGCCTGGAAACCGGCGGCTCGATGAAAGGGGCCGACGTGGAGGCGGCCATTACCGACCCTTGGCTTTTTGAGACCCCGGTCCAGGCTGATTTCCCGGTTTTCTACCGGGTGCGGGAAGAACCTTCTTTCACCCGCACCGAAAAGGGGCTGGGGCTGCTGTTTTCCCGGCAACTGCCGCGGGACCGCACCGCTTCGGTGGGCTACCAGGTCCGGCGCAGCGATATCAGCAAAATCAAACCCGACGCCGACACCGAGAGCCTGGAAAAAGGCTACGGCATTGCCAGCCTCAAGTTTCAGCTCAGCCGGGACACCCGCAACGATATCTTTTTCCCCACCGCCGGCCATCGCACTTACGGGGCGGTGGAAACCGCCGATAAGGTGCTGGGCAGTGAACTGGACTTTTTTCGCTTCACCACCGGCTGGCGCAAATTCCGGCCCCTCTCCCCGACCCTTACTTTGGGGGTACGGGTAGATTCCGGCCTGATCATCCCCAGCCGCGACCAGGTCACCATTCCCCTGGGCGAACGCTTCTTCAGCGGCGGGGAGAACTCGGTGCGCAGTTTCCGGGAAGGGCAACTGGGCCCCAAGGACCTTAAAGGCCGGCCGGTGGGCGGCATGGGCTTCAACACCCTGAACCTGGAGCTGCGCCGGCGGCTCACCGACAAATTGGCCTGGTCAATCTTTGCCGATTACGGCAATATCTCCCCCAACCGCTCCCGGGCCGAGGAAGGGGAAGAGGCCTTTACCCGCGGCTCCGAGGTAATCGATGCCACCCTGAACGATTTTTTCAGCGACTTTCGCCCCGGCCTGGGCACCGGCCTGCAATACCTGCTGCCGGTGGGCCCGGCCCGCCTGGATATCGCCTTCAACCCCGACCGCCAGGACGACCGCCACGAAACCACTTACGTTATCCACTTCAGCCTGGGCATGGCCTTTTAG